The segment CGGTTTAAGCTTTGATTTCCTTTGCGTAAAATCTACGCTTCTAGCTATCTGCTCAACTTGCTTTGGAGTAAAAAGATGTTCCAATTCTTTCTTAAAATTTCGAAGTTCTTTATCTTTGATCATGTCTGACATAAATAAAACTCCTCCCCAATAATTATTTTTGAGAGAAGTTTAGTAAAAAATTTCCTTTTTTTCCAAGTTATATGCTTAGCTTGATGGCTATGGGGACAGCCCCCCAAAAGGCTCCTAATAAAAGCATATCCCTCCACCGACCTTCATAATGTAAATAAAGGGGGTAAAATATTTGCTAGTACGTTCTGTATCTTCACTCAGGTATCCAGATGATATGCTCGCTATTATCAGAAAAGGGTTAAACAGAAGCACCTCGCCGAAAAAAATAATTATCGTCGGGGCTGGCATGTCCGGACTTGTCGCAGCTTCTTTATTGAAACAAGCCGGACATCACGTCACCATCCTTGAAGGGAACAACCGCTTAGGCGGAAGAGTTCACACAGTGAGAAAGCCATTCACCCAGGGGAATTATTTAGATGTAGGGGCGATGCGACTCCCCGGGACTCATGTCCTCTTAGCTGAATATATTCGCCGTTTCCATCTCCGCACCAACCGTTTTATTAGCACTTCGCCAAATGATGTCATTTTTACCAACAACATACGAACCACGCTCTCCTATTATGAGCAAAACCCTGATATATTGGAGTTTCCAGTTGAGAACTGGGAAAAAGGAAAAACAGCGGAAGAACTTTTCTTCTTAGCAGTTCAGCCATTTATCGACCTTTACACCACCAGTACACCTGAACAACAGGAAAAGCTAGCAAAACAATATGATCGCTATTCGATGAACGAATTTTTGCGATATAACCCCATAGGCCCTTCTTTGTCGGTGAATGCCATCAATAAAATCAATGTGTTTTTTGGAATTGAAGGGATAACCGCTCTTTCCTTCGTTGATATATTAACAAATATTATTCTCCCAATTTTTAATGATGATGCTAAGTTCTATGAAGTTACAGGCGGGAATGACCAAATTCCCCTGTCCTTTCTGCCAGAGCTTTATAGCAACATTTTATGTGATCAAAAGGTGGAAAAAGTTATACAAAATGACGCAGAAGTGCGCCTTATAACCAAAAACCAGGTCACCGGGGTGGCACAGGCATTTTCAGGAGACTTTGCTATTACCACAATTCCATTCCCCGTATTTCAATTAATCGATGTCGCCCCGTATCATTCTATTTCCTTTAAAAAATGGCAGGCAATTCGAGAGCTCAAAAATGTACCCGCTGTAAAAGTCGGCATTGAATTCAAACACCGTTTTTGGGAGAGGTTTCAGGGCGGTAACATTGTTTCCGATCTTCCCACACGGGCTACGTTTACCCCGAGTCACTATATTGGCAGTACTGGAGCAGCTGTACTTCTTGCCAGCTATACATGGGGGCAGAATGCGTTGTTGTGGAATAGTTTGTCTCATGAGGACATCATTTATTATGTATTGAAGGACCTGGCGAAAATTTACGGAGACCAGGTTTACCATGAATATGTGCAGAGTGTATCTTTCAATTGGAGTGAGAACCCCTTTTCTGCTGGATGTTTCACAATATATACCCCGGGACAGAGAACCAATTTTGCCAACGAAATCACACGACCTGAAGGAAGGCTGCATTTCGCTGGAGAGCATACTTCGTCCTTTCACGGATGGATCGAAGGGGCTATTGAATCCGGAATTCGTTCTGCTTATGAGGTGAATGGGAGGACAGATAAAATTTGAATACGAGTGTAAAATCATACACGATTTTATACTTTTTTGGTTTCACAAAAGGAAACATTTATATAAAAAATAATAACGGGATTCTAGACTAATTATAGAATGGAGGCGCCTAAATGCACGCGAATTGTACGCATGAGTGATCTTTTCCTTAAATGTCCCTCGACGGCTAATTCAAGATAGGTTATACTTATTATTGGAAAATTATGTTGTTAAGGTGGGACTGTTATGCGACCAAATACGATTGCACCACATGAACGAATTCACTCACTTGATATTATACGAGGTTTTGCCATATTTGGCATTCTACTAGCCAATATGGTAGCTTTTAAAACACTTGCTTTTACAGATATAGACGTTTTTATTCAAGGCAATACGCTGCCTGAGGGGCTCTTAAATGCAGGTGCGACCTTGTTTACAGAGTTTTTTGTCGTCGGAAAGTTCTATCCCATGTTTTCATTGTTGTTTGGTCTTGGATTCTATATTTTCTACAAGCGATTAGAAGATAAAGAGATTTCTCCTAGAGTGGTTTTCTATAGAAGAATAGTCTTTCTGCTCGTGCTTGGACTTTTCCATCTCTTTTTTATTTGGAGTGGCGATATTTTGCATGTGTACGCGATTACTGGAATCTTACTCCCATTCTTCTTTCATCGCGCTGGAAAAACGATTATTTTCTGGATTGTGGGCCTATTGTTAATCGCTTCGTTAATCACAGGAGCCTTTATAATGGTTAGTGGCTTGGGTATACATTATAGTATTGATGAAGGGATGTTAAGTGCAGCTGAAATGGAGCAGGAGACGGAGATGAGCGCGGCGATCATGAGTAGTGGTAGCCTGGGTGAGATCCTGTCTTTCCGGATTACAAACGAGGCTATGCCGATCCTCATGCAGGTTTTGTTTGTCGTTCCATCTATTTTGCCACTTTTTCTGATTGGCTTATATATGGGTAAAAAGAACATGTTTCAAGACGTTAAAACAAATATAAACAAATGGAAGACCCTTTGCTTAGTTGGCCTCATCATCGGCATTCCTTTGAATACTCTCGGATTAGCTGTTGCTTATAATGTTTTTGGCTTGCCGGCATATCTGACGCAGGGCCTCTATCAAGGCATCAATATGGTGTCAGGGCCATTCCTGATGCTGTTCTATGTATCGGCAATAGTCCTACTTTTGCGCAATGGGAAAATACAGCAACTGCTCATGCCATTTGCTTCCGTGGGACGGATGGCACTGACCAATTATTTACTCCAGTCCCTTGTTGCAGTTGGCATATTTTATGGCTATGGAGCGGGTCTCTTTGGCCAAGTGTCTAGTAGTATGGGTTTTCTTATCGCTCTGGTGATCTATGTTTTTCAAGTCTTTGTGAGCCACTTTTATTTAAAGCGGTTCAAGCAAGGGCCGATGGAATGGCTGTGGCGTAAGTGGACGTATGCGTAAAGATGGGGGGTAGGCCCCGTCTCCCCATCATTTTTAAAAAATACGTTATTCAATAATAGCCCTTACTGCCTGATCTGATCGCTATTTAGGAAAACCCAAATTTAATACATGCTAAACATACCATGTGATCTGGGATAGGTATACCTAAACCCAAATTGTTCATAAAGTTTGTTAGCTGGATCATCAGCTATCAGACTTAAGTAAGAACCGGCATACGTGTTTTGGTCTAGATAAGTTATCAGTTCCTTCATAACCATCTTTCCTAGTTCTTGACCTTGATAATTTGGCTTTACAACGATATCCACTATCTGAAAAAGGCCCCTCCATCACCAATTATACGACCCCTCCCGATTAATGTACTCTTATCGTAGATGCTCACCGCGAACAATGAATTTTTTAAACCGACTATTGCAGCTTATTCTGACTTTCCACTTATACCACCTTCCAATTGCAAATTGTTATATTCAATAGGACTTGGTGGTTCATTGATGATAGCGAAATGATTATTCATTTTTATTAATCAAATTGGTGTGTGGAGGGACAGGAAACTCGTCCCCTCCTGGAATTTTCTCTAATTTATCATACACCTGTTGCAAATTACTATATTTTTCTAAGTTCACCCATTTTACAAAGGCTTTTATCTCTTCATGTAAAATTATTTCAGAAAGTAATAATAATTTAATCCTATTTTTACTTCTCATTTAAGCAGATTATCTATATATTCATGAATTGCTTGCACATTGTCCGAGACCTTGGCGTCTCTTTCGTCATCCTTTTGAACTTTTTTCTTTGCTTTCTCCAATGTTTCCGCTTCTATTTCCCTTGGAACGACAACGACTCCGTCAGTATCGCCAATGATAATATCTCCTTGTTGCACCACGACCCCACCACAGGTTACTGGAACATTAGAGATGCCTTCATCTGACTTACTCCCGGCATTAGTCGTTGTGCCTTTACAAAATACAGGAAAATCCAATTTTTTGATACCCTCGATATCTCGTATCACCCCGTTGGTTACGATCCCATTAATTCCTAGCGTCTGGGCCATTCCTAAAATAAAATCTCCCGCGATAGCTTTTGAAGTATCATCTTCCGTATCAATGACAAGCACATCACCAACACTTGCTTCTTTAATAGCTTTTAAGACTTCCTTGTTTTGTCCTTTTGGCATTTTCACCGTATACGCTCTCCCGGCAATGGTATGGTTGGATAAGGGCTTAATAGCAAAATCCATCGTATTATAACCCTTTAACCCATCTGAGACAGCGGTAGTCGGAAGCTTCGAAAATTCATCAACATTATTGATAGACATTACCCCACTCCTTTCATTTCAATTCCATGTTTTTATGAAATCAACAAATTTGGATACTATCTTTGTATTCTTATCAAACAAATCAACTCGGTATATACCTTTGTTCCCTTCCAACATAGAAGTAGGTAATATCGCATACCCCAATCCCATAATCACCATTTCTTTACAGGTTTCCATACTATCAACCATCATTCCCACTGTTATCGATATCTCATAATCATCACTCCAGCAGGAATCAATCATCGATAAGGTTTGCCAGTCTCTTTGATTTGAGTTTCCTCCTTTTTGTTTAATAG is part of the Virgibacillus sp. NKC19-16 genome and harbors:
- a CDS encoding LysR substrate-binding domain-containing protein, translating into MTIKQKGGNSNQRDWQTLSMIDSCWSDDYEISITVGMMVDSMETCKEMVIMGLGYAILPTSMLEGNKGIYRVDLFDKNTKIVSKFVDFIKTWN
- a CDS encoding flavin monoamine oxidase family protein; this encodes MLVRSVSSLRYPDDMLAIIRKGLNRSTSPKKIIIVGAGMSGLVAASLLKQAGHHVTILEGNNRLGGRVHTVRKPFTQGNYLDVGAMRLPGTHVLLAEYIRRFHLRTNRFISTSPNDVIFTNNIRTTLSYYEQNPDILEFPVENWEKGKTAEELFFLAVQPFIDLYTTSTPEQQEKLAKQYDRYSMNEFLRYNPIGPSLSVNAINKINVFFGIEGITALSFVDILTNIILPIFNDDAKFYEVTGGNDQIPLSFLPELYSNILCDQKVEKVIQNDAEVRLITKNQVTGVAQAFSGDFAITTIPFPVFQLIDVAPYHSISFKKWQAIRELKNVPAVKVGIEFKHRFWERFQGGNIVSDLPTRATFTPSHYIGSTGAAVLLASYTWGQNALLWNSLSHEDIIYYVLKDLAKIYGDQVYHEYVQSVSFNWSENPFSAGCFTIYTPGQRTNFANEITRPEGRLHFAGEHTSSFHGWIEGAIESGIRSAYEVNGRTDKI
- a CDS encoding RraA family protein; translation: MSINNVDEFSKLPTTAVSDGLKGYNTMDFAIKPLSNHTIAGRAYTVKMPKGQNKEVLKAIKEASVGDVLVIDTEDDTSKAIAGDFILGMAQTLGINGIVTNGVIRDIEGIKKLDFPVFCKGTTTNAGSKSDEGISNVPVTCGGVVVQQGDIIIGDTDGVVVVPREIEAETLEKAKKKVQKDDERDAKVSDNVQAIHEYIDNLLK
- a CDS encoding DUF418 domain-containing protein, whose product is MRPNTIAPHERIHSLDIIRGFAIFGILLANMVAFKTLAFTDIDVFIQGNTLPEGLLNAGATLFTEFFVVGKFYPMFSLLFGLGFYIFYKRLEDKEISPRVVFYRRIVFLLVLGLFHLFFIWSGDILHVYAITGILLPFFFHRAGKTIIFWIVGLLLIASLITGAFIMVSGLGIHYSIDEGMLSAAEMEQETEMSAAIMSSGSLGEILSFRITNEAMPILMQVLFVVPSILPLFLIGLYMGKKNMFQDVKTNINKWKTLCLVGLIIGIPLNTLGLAVAYNVFGLPAYLTQGLYQGINMVSGPFLMLFYVSAIVLLLRNGKIQQLLMPFASVGRMALTNYLLQSLVAVGIFYGYGAGLFGQVSSSMGFLIALVIYVFQVFVSHFYLKRFKQGPMEWLWRKWTYA
- a CDS encoding GNAT family N-acetyltransferase, with product MDIVVKPNYQGQELGKMVMKELITYLDQNTYAGSYLSLIADDPANKLYEQFGFRYTYPRSHGMFSMY